In the Pseudoalteromonas sp. A25 genome, GCAACCTGAGGAAGCATCTGCTCACAGACTAAGTCAATATAATCATCAGCTCTATCTTTATACTCTGGAGGCAGCGCATGCGCACCTAAGAATGTACTTTGAATATCAACAGGATGATGTTCATTAAGCAATTTATTCACTTCCAGCAGCTTCAGTTCATTGGCGCAATCCAGTCCATAACCTGACTTACTCTCTACTGTCGTCACCCCTTCGCGTAATAGGCTGTTAAGACGTGCTTTGCCTTTAACAAACAATTGCTCAAGATCAGCCTCTCTCGTTGCCCTCACTGTACTGGCAATTCCTCCACCTTGTTGAGCTATTTGTTGATAAGACACTCCATTTAAACGCTGCTCAAATTCTGTAGCTCTATTTCCTGAAAAAACGATATGAGTATGACAATCAATTAATCCAGGTGTTATCAGCTGACCCTTACCATCATGAAGAGGGGTTGCTAAAGCGTCAAACTCTGGCAAGTCACTTTGCTGTCCTAACCATGCTATTTTGCCATTTTTGATCATAATAGCCCCTTGCTCCACCAAGCCATATGGGGCGGCAATCTCAGGGTTCATGGTGGCAAGCTTAACATTGGTGATAACTAAATCTACTTCAAGCATAACGGTCTCACTAACAGATAAAATTTGGTACGAGTGTAGCAAGCTTACTTGTATATACAAGATAAGTGTGCCATGTTTATTGCTATAAAAAATTCACAGAGTTGCTTAGATGGCTGAAACTGAACCAAAATTTGTGCAAATTAAACAGCATATCATCCATAACATTCGCGCAGGTATTTGGCTAGAAAATCAACGAGTCCCCTCTGAAAACGAGCTCGCCGAGCAGTTTCGAGTCAGCCGTATGACCGCTCGCCGCGCAGTTAGTGAATTAACTGACGCCGGAATATTAACCCGCACCCAAGGGTTAGGCACATTCGTAGCCAGTTTTAAATCACAATCATCGCTACTGGAGATAAACAGTATCGCTGATGAGGTTCGCCAACGGAATAACCAATACTCCTGCACTATTTTATCTTTGGAATCTATTGCTGCTCTTGCTCCTATCGCCATCGCATTGGGCGTTGAAATCAATAGCCAAGTCTATCGCAGCGTGCTGCTGCATAATGAAAACGATATACCTCTGCAAGTTGAAGAGCGGTTTGTCAATCCTGCTCTAGCACCCGATTATTTACAGCAAGACTTTGACACACTCACGCCTCACGATTACCTATCTAAGGTCGCGCCATTAACAGAGGCAAGGCACACCGTTGAAGCGATTATGCCCAGTGGCGAAGTATGTGAATGGCTTGGACTATTTAACGAGGAACCTTGCTTACAAGTTATTCGACGCACTTGGTCATCGATGGGGATCGTGAGTTTTGCGCGTTTGATCTCCCCCGGCAGTAAGTACCGCCTAGGTGGACACCTTACCTTTAAGCGAGCAACATAGCCAGGCGCAGGTTCGAGGCACAAGTCGCTTGAGGGTTCTATATTTCATGCTGATAGCTAAAACCTAATGCAGTAATACCGCTGCCATCTACTACTCTAGCAACCGCTTCATCACTTGCAAACGTCGGTAGTGCAGACCCCCAATGCGCGCATTTTTGTTGATAGTAACTTAGCCGTGTTGGATGGGATGGATGGCAGACGTTATAGATATCTTCGGCCTGCTGCCAATTCTCTAAAACACAGAAGATGGCGTTGAGTACATCTTGCTGGTGTACCATATTCACTAAACTTTGAGATGAACTGGTTAGCTGCTTAGCTGCAACAAAGCGACCTGGCTCTCTACTTGGTCCAACAAGCCCAGCCAAACGCAGTAGCTTGCCACCGTGACCAAGCACCATTTTTTCCGCCTCTACGAGTATACTCTGCCTAGGGCTTAGGTTCACATTAAACACGTCACATTGCTCGGTATATGTCTGCGCTTCACTGGGGTAAACACCTGTACTAGAACACAATAAGAAACCCTTTCGCTTAAAGCTATTACTAAGCGATAGAGCTTTGTTAAGTAATCGCAAGTAATTACTCTCTTTTTGCCTAGCCCGCGGTGGAACTGCACATACCCACCAAGCATTTTCTAACGAAATCGTACTCTCTAATTTATCATCGTTAAGACAAAAAACTCGCTCATAACTTTCACTGTTATTTCTCAGTTGTGTACGAGTTCCTTCAACTTGCCAACCTTTCGCTTTAGCCTGCAAGCATAATGGCTTACCTAACCAACCGGCTCCTAAGACTACCAATTTATTCATCAGATTTTTTTACCTCAAAAACACTTATGACTTATAGGTGGGTAAAAAGACCTCGGCACTCAACCCACCACCACGTCTATTTCTAAGTTTTACCTGCCCACCATGCGTCGTAACAATGCGCTTTATAATCGCTAAACCCAATCCACTACCTTCACTGCCTCGAGCCTGATCACCTTGTTTAAAAGGCTCAAACACACTCTCCAACTCACTTTCGGGAATACCAGGGCCGCGATCTTTTACTTTTATAGCGACATTTTTTTCACGGG is a window encoding:
- the hutC gene encoding histidine utilization repressor; its protein translation is MAETEPKFVQIKQHIIHNIRAGIWLENQRVPSENELAEQFRVSRMTARRAVSELTDAGILTRTQGLGTFVASFKSQSSLLEINSIADEVRQRNNQYSCTILSLESIAALAPIAIALGVEINSQVYRSVLLHNENDIPLQVEERFVNPALAPDYLQQDFDTLTPHDYLSKVAPLTEARHTVEAIMPSGEVCEWLGLFNEEPCLQVIRRTWSSMGIVSFARLISPGSKYRLGGHLTFKRAT
- the hutI gene encoding imidazolonepropionase; amino-acid sequence: MLEVDLVITNVKLATMNPEIAAPYGLVEQGAIMIKNGKIAWLGQQSDLPEFDALATPLHDGKGQLITPGLIDCHTHIVFSGNRATEFEQRLNGVSYQQIAQQGGGIASTVRATREADLEQLFVKGKARLNSLLREGVTTVESKSGYGLDCANELKLLEVNKLLNEHHPVDIQSTFLGAHALPPEYKDRADDYIDLVCEQMLPQVAEQNLAVAVDVFCENVGFSYEQTKKVFTKAQQLGLKIKCHAEQLSNQHGSELVAQFSGLSADHIEYLDEQGVIAMANAGTTAVVLPGAFYFLRETQLPPIELLRKHQVPMAIASDFNPGTAPLCSLRLMLNMACTLFRMTPLEALQGVTVNAAKALGLNDRGMLKEGMRADIALWDIEHPAQLSYQFGVCDLSNLWISGKLIQY
- a CDS encoding NADP-binding protein, producing MNKLVVLGAGWLGKPLCLQAKAKGWQVEGTRTQLRNNSESYERVFCLNDDKLESTISLENAWWVCAVPPRARQKESNYLRLLNKALSLSNSFKRKGFLLCSSTGVYPSEAQTYTEQCDVFNVNLSPRQSILVEAEKMVLGHGGKLLRLAGLVGPSREPGRFVAAKQLTSSSQSLVNMVHQQDVLNAIFCVLENWQQAEDIYNVCHPSHPTRLSYYQQKCAHWGSALPTFASDEAVARVVDGSGITALGFSYQHEI